A single region of the Undibacterium piscinae genome encodes:
- a CDS encoding TonB-dependent receptor: protein MTRITNSKQQFKHRLMSANVVIALALMTQQNAQAQSIAESSSALDADAITAKVVIKGSSVASRAPVQASLSATQPQSIISATFIEQAVTPLADYNAVARIAPSIAGGVSANGPGAAETKVTLRGFQDGEYNMTYDGIPFGDTNNPTHHSTSYFPARIIGGMVIERGPGNASNLGQATFGGSINLYSKELAHESNFTPYASFGTWNTKMLGVQFDSGQMASAGNANLMFNASRLTSDGYLTYSAVSEDNYQFKAQLPLGKESTLTVFSTVNKIHSNVPDKGGVTLDQVAKFGKNYALNNDPTSQNYFGYNYNNKDTDFSYIRLQSTLAGWSIDNTLYTYAYNNDTYSGQDASGGTANGTKAAPAGNKDVPGYNKLNSYRVNGDILKLSNKMAAGLLRTGVWLENSDTERHLYDLDWTLGLPNPKEATAPKNVAYEQRSSWSQYQPFVEFEWTPMAGLSITPGFKYLNFKRSLNAPVNQGTRIATNAEQTYTASLPFLTANYSLSQEWSAYAQVARGFLVPELSMFYVNNPNLSTPKPQTSTNYQLGTVHQSQNFTFDADIYYIDFNNKIASSGNGNDLVYFNQGGVVYKGIEGAATYYVGSGFSLHANASLNSAKAKDSNLQVAKVPNSTSAFGLLYKANGLYGSILAKTVGSQYAKDGEVAAYKIDAYTLTDMTVGYRWKINSALKNIKAQFGISNLFNQQDVTAITPNSKGVAFDQYTFLPARSYNLSLSADF from the coding sequence ATGACCCGTATCACCAACAGCAAGCAGCAATTCAAGCACCGACTGATGTCGGCCAACGTCGTGATCGCATTGGCGCTGATGACCCAGCAAAACGCACAGGCGCAATCGATCGCAGAATCTAGCTCGGCGCTCGATGCCGATGCGATTACGGCCAAAGTTGTCATCAAAGGTTCTAGCGTTGCTAGCCGCGCCCCGGTGCAAGCATCCTTAAGCGCCACCCAACCGCAATCGATTATCAGCGCCACCTTTATCGAGCAAGCCGTAACCCCCTTGGCTGACTACAATGCGGTGGCGCGTATTGCACCAAGTATCGCGGGCGGCGTTTCAGCCAATGGCCCTGGTGCGGCCGAAACCAAGGTCACGCTGCGCGGTTTTCAGGATGGTGAATACAACATGACTTACGATGGGATACCGTTCGGTGACACGAATAATCCCACTCATCATTCGACTTCGTATTTTCCGGCCCGCATCATAGGCGGTATGGTGATAGAACGCGGACCGGGCAATGCCAGTAATCTGGGCCAGGCCACCTTTGGCGGCTCTATCAATCTGTACTCAAAAGAACTCGCGCATGAAAGTAACTTCACCCCCTATGCCAGTTTTGGCACTTGGAATACCAAGATGTTGGGAGTGCAGTTCGATAGCGGTCAAATGGCCAGCGCCGGCAACGCCAATCTGATGTTCAATGCCTCGCGTCTCACTAGCGATGGCTACCTCACTTACAGCGCGGTCAGTGAAGATAATTATCAGTTCAAGGCACAACTGCCCTTGGGTAAAGAGAGTACGCTGACGGTGTTCTCTACCGTGAATAAGATCCATAGCAATGTGCCGGATAAAGGCGGTGTGACCTTAGACCAGGTGGCCAAATTCGGCAAAAACTATGCGCTGAATAATGACCCAACTAGCCAAAACTATTTCGGCTACAACTACAATAATAAAGACACTGATTTCAGCTACATCCGCTTGCAGTCGACGCTGGCCGGCTGGTCTATCGACAATACTCTGTACACCTATGCCTACAATAACGACACTTATTCAGGGCAAGATGCTAGCGGTGGCACCGCCAACGGCACCAAGGCAGCACCGGCCGGGAATAAAGATGTCCCTGGCTATAATAAGCTCAACTCGTATCGCGTCAACGGCGACATTTTAAAGCTCAGCAATAAAATGGCAGCCGGTTTGCTGCGCACCGGTGTCTGGTTAGAAAATTCCGACACCGAGCGTCATCTGTATGATCTGGACTGGACTTTAGGTCTGCCCAATCCTAAGGAAGCCACAGCACCAAAAAACGTGGCCTACGAGCAACGCTCGTCCTGGTCGCAATACCAGCCTTTCGTCGAATTTGAATGGACGCCTATGGCAGGATTAAGCATCACGCCCGGGTTTAAATATCTGAACTTTAAGCGCTCGCTAAATGCTCCTGTCAACCAGGGCACGCGAATCGCCACCAACGCCGAACAAACCTATACCGCCAGCCTGCCCTTCCTGACTGCCAACTACAGCCTCAGTCAAGAATGGTCGGCCTACGCGCAAGTGGCGCGCGGCTTTCTGGTGCCGGAACTGTCTATGTTTTACGTCAACAATCCGAATCTGAGTACGCCTAAGCCGCAAACCTCGACCAATTACCAGTTGGGTACTGTGCATCAGTCACAGAACTTCACTTTTGATGCCGATATTTACTACATCGATTTCAATAACAAGATCGCCTCTAGCGGCAATGGCAATGATCTGGTGTATTTCAATCAGGGTGGCGTGGTCTACAAGGGCATAGAAGGCGCCGCCACTTATTACGTAGGCAGCGGTTTTTCTTTGCACGCGAACGCTTCGCTAAATAGCGCCAAGGCCAAGGACAGCAATCTACAGGTTGCAAAAGTACCTAACAGCACCAGCGCTTTTGGCCTGCTGTACAAAGCCAACGGCCTGTATGGATCTATTCTCGCCAAAACCGTGGGCAGCCAATACGCCAAAGACGGCGAGGTAGCTGCATATAAAATTGATGCCTATACACTCACCGATATGACAGTCGGCTATCGCTGGAAAATCAATAGCGCCTTGAAAAATATCAAGGCTCAGTTCGGCATCAGCAATCTGTTTAACCAACAGGACGTCACCGCGATCACGCCCAATAGCAAGGGTGTGGCGTTTGATCAATACACTTTTTTACCGGCACGCAGCTATAACCTATCGCTGAGCGCGGATTTTTAA
- the ribB gene encoding 3,4-dihydroxy-2-butanone-4-phosphate synthase, with the protein MLVNQIFTSPTAGIETAVISLAPFEQRLPRALADLRLGRPVLLMDDADRENEADLIVAAEKISIDSMARMIRDGSGIVCLCLTDEKLQHLALPPMVSNNDSRYGTAFTVSIEAKHGVTTGVSAADRVTTVLAAIAVDAQPDDLARPGHVFPLRAAPGGVLSRRGHTEGSVDLAQMAGLLPAAVLCELMNPDGSMARGEEIAHYALSHDLVILTIDELANYRSKQKV; encoded by the coding sequence ATGTTAGTTAATCAAATTTTTACGTCCCCAACTGCTGGTATCGAAACAGCAGTCATTTCACTTGCGCCTTTTGAGCAAAGATTGCCACGTGCCTTGGCCGATTTACGCCTGGGTCGCCCGGTCTTGCTGATGGATGATGCCGATAGAGAAAATGAGGCCGATCTGATCGTCGCGGCCGAAAAGATCAGCATAGACTCTATGGCACGCATGATACGCGATGGCAGTGGCATCGTTTGCCTGTGCCTGACCGACGAGAAGCTGCAACATCTGGCCTTGCCGCCTATGGTCAGCAACAATGACAGCCGTTACGGCACCGCCTTTACCGTCAGTATCGAAGCCAAGCACGGCGTCACTACCGGGGTCTCGGCGGCGGATCGCGTAACGACGGTATTGGCGGCCATTGCCGTCGATGCACAGCCCGATGATCTGGCGCGACCTGGCCACGTCTTCCCTTTGCGCGCCGCGCCCGGTGGCGTGTTAAGCCGGCGTGGTCATACCGAAGGCTCGGTCGATCTGGCGCAAATGGCGGGCTTGTTGCCAGCGGCAGTCTTGTGTGAGTTGATGAATCCAGACGGCAGCATGGCCAGAGGCGAAGAAATCGCCCACTATGCCTTGTCGCATGATCTGGTGATTTTGACGATAGATGAATTGGCCAACTATCGTTCGAAACAGAAAGTGTAA
- a CDS encoding sulfite exporter TauE/SafE family protein, which produces MTLTYIISGFAVGTLVGLTGVGGGSLMTPLLTLLFGVSSPAVAVGTDLAFASITKATGTPLFTHRLRGSVEWDVVRLLCYGALPAALLATLSLKYFGGITQEVGQVIRYSIACSVLLTVVALLFKGKMLEWLNNHPEKQLHGKKLAAATIISGAVLGLLVTVSSIGAGAIGATLLVMLYPRMPAAHIAGTDIAYAVPLTAIAAIGHWWLGSINWELLGSLLLGSLPGITLGSMAAKAVPEKVLRVVLASTLTLVATKLMFS; this is translated from the coding sequence ATGACTTTAACCTATATTATTTCTGGTTTTGCGGTTGGTACTCTGGTCGGTTTGACCGGGGTAGGTGGTGGCTCCTTGATGACGCCATTGCTCACCCTGCTGTTCGGCGTAAGTTCGCCTGCGGTGGCAGTCGGTACCGATCTCGCTTTCGCCTCTATCACCAAGGCGACCGGCACGCCTCTTTTTACCCACAGGCTGCGCGGCTCGGTAGAGTGGGATGTGGTGCGCCTGCTGTGCTACGGCGCCCTGCCTGCCGCCCTGTTGGCGACTTTAAGCCTGAAATATTTCGGTGGCATCACCCAGGAAGTCGGACAGGTCATCCGCTACTCTATCGCCTGTTCGGTATTGCTGACCGTAGTGGCCTTGCTGTTTAAGGGCAAGATGCTGGAATGGCTGAATAATCATCCGGAAAAACAATTACACGGTAAAAAACTCGCTGCCGCCACCATTATCTCCGGTGCAGTGCTCGGTTTGCTGGTCACGGTATCGTCGATTGGTGCCGGTGCGATAGGTGCGACCTTGCTGGTGATGCTGTATCCTCGCATGCCAGCGGCGCACATCGCCGGCACTGACATTGCCTATGCCGTGCCTTTGACCGCGATTGCCGCGATAGGCCACTGGTGGTTAGGCTCGATTAACTGGGAATTGTTAGGCTCTTTATTGCTAGGTTCACTGCCAGGCATCACACTGGGCTCGATGGCAGCCAAGGCAGTACCTGAGAAAGTGTTACGCGTTGTGTTAGCGTCCACCCTGACGCTGGTGGCGACCAAGCTGATGTTTTCCTAA
- a CDS encoding nitrite/sulfite reductase encodes MYRYDQHDHQIIKERIAQYRDQVRRRLADELTEEEFLPLRLQNGLYMQRHAYMLRVAVPYGMLSSTQMRKFAHIARKYDRGYGHFTTRQNIQYNWINLEDTPTILEELASVEMHAIQTSGNCMRNITSDEFAGVAADEIIDPRPYAEILRQWTTFHPEFAYLPRKFKIAINGSKEDRAAIAVHDIGLTVVHNEQGEVGFKVMVGGGMGRTPILGSVIREFLPWQHVMTYLEAILRIYNQHGRRDNKYKARIKILVKAIGADVFAAQVEAEWADIKDGPATLTEAELQRVAAYFTAPAYAVLPAVDAEFEQHKADNKAFANWIKRNVKPHKVAGYASVVLSLKKPGVPPGDATADQIDFVADLADRYSFAELRVTHEQNLVLSDVQQSQLFALWQEAKAHGLATPNVGLLTDMICCPGGDFCSLANAKSIPIALDITDRFNDLDYLHDIGDLELNISGCINACGHHHVGNIGILGVDKDGSEFYQVSIGGAQGNNSAIGKIIGPSFSAGQMPEVMERIIQVYLRDRIDAERFIDTAQRIGIAPFKEYVYATTIKTLEHHGEDAGTVVSY; translated from the coding sequence ATGTATCGTTACGATCAGCATGATCACCAAATCATCAAGGAACGCATTGCGCAATACCGCGATCAGGTACGCCGTCGCCTTGCCGATGAACTGACCGAAGAAGAATTCTTGCCTTTGCGTTTGCAAAATGGCCTGTACATGCAGCGTCACGCGTATATGCTGCGCGTAGCGGTACCTTACGGCATGCTGTCATCGACACAGATGCGCAAGTTCGCCCATATCGCCCGCAAATATGACCGCGGCTATGGTCACTTCACGACACGTCAGAATATCCAGTACAACTGGATCAATCTGGAAGACACCCCGACCATTCTGGAAGAATTGGCTTCGGTGGAGATGCACGCGATCCAGACTTCCGGCAATTGCATGCGTAATATCACCTCGGATGAATTCGCCGGTGTGGCGGCAGACGAGATCATCGATCCGCGTCCGTACGCAGAGATCTTGCGCCAGTGGACTACTTTCCATCCTGAGTTCGCCTACCTGCCGCGCAAGTTCAAGATCGCCATCAACGGTTCCAAAGAAGACCGCGCCGCGATTGCCGTACACGATATCGGTCTGACCGTGGTGCATAACGAGCAGGGCGAAGTCGGCTTTAAAGTGATGGTCGGCGGCGGTATGGGCCGCACCCCGATACTCGGTAGCGTGATCCGTGAATTCCTGCCATGGCAGCACGTGATGACCTATCTGGAAGCGATTTTGCGTATCTATAACCAACACGGCCGTCGCGACAACAAATACAAAGCCCGCATCAAGATTCTGGTCAAGGCGATCGGTGCAGACGTATTTGCTGCACAGGTAGAAGCCGAATGGGCTGACATCAAGGATGGTCCTGCGACCCTGACTGAGGCTGAATTGCAGCGCGTTGCCGCCTACTTCACGGCACCGGCATATGCAGTATTGCCCGCTGTTGATGCAGAGTTTGAACAGCACAAAGCCGACAATAAGGCGTTTGCCAACTGGATCAAACGCAACGTCAAGCCACATAAGGTCGCCGGCTACGCCAGCGTCGTGCTGTCGCTGAAAAAGCCAGGCGTGCCGCCGGGTGACGCCACCGCCGATCAGATCGATTTCGTCGCTGATCTGGCCGACCGTTACAGCTTTGCCGAATTGCGCGTCACGCATGAGCAAAATCTGGTGCTGTCGGATGTGCAGCAATCGCAATTATTCGCCTTGTGGCAGGAAGCCAAGGCGCATGGTCTGGCGACCCCTAACGTCGGTTTGCTGACCGATATGATCTGCTGCCCGGGCGGTGATTTCTGCTCGCTGGCCAATGCCAAGTCGATTCCTATCGCGCTCGACATTACCGACCGTTTCAACGACCTCGATTACCTGCATGATATCGGCGATCTGGAACTCAATATCTCCGGTTGCATCAACGCCTGCGGTCACCACCATGTCGGTAATATCGGTATCCTGGGCGTAGATAAAGACGGCAGCGAGTTCTATCAGGTTTCTATCGGAGGTGCGCAGGGTAACAACTCAGCGATAGGCAAGATCATAGGCCCGTCGTTCTCGGCCGGTCAGATGCCGGAAGTGATGGAGCGCATTATTCAGGTCTACCTGCGTGATCGCATTGATGCCGAACGTTTCATCGATACCGCACAGCGCATAGGAATAGCGCCGTTTAAAGAATATGTCTACGCCACCACGATCAAGACGCTGGAACACCATGGCGAAGATGCCGGTACCGTCGTTTCCTACTAA
- a CDS encoding DUF934 domain-containing protein codes for MREIIKDKAIVQDDWTVLRLAEGETPDAIEVPAGKHIIPLQVWLIQREELSARQKKNQDLAIWFGSAEQAKDLGADAALFPLLAVDFPKFSDGRGYSIAYNIRSRLGYTGEVRAIGDVLRDQLFYMQRVGFNAFATREDRSISDALKGLTDFSEKYQTSWDEKNPLFRRTERTGLSA; via the coding sequence ATGCGTGAAATTATTAAAGACAAAGCGATAGTGCAAGACGACTGGACCGTATTGCGACTGGCCGAAGGCGAAACGCCTGATGCGATAGAAGTGCCTGCCGGCAAGCACATCATTCCGCTGCAAGTGTGGTTGATACAACGCGAAGAACTGAGCGCACGCCAGAAAAAAAACCAGGATCTGGCGATCTGGTTTGGCAGCGCTGAACAAGCCAAGGACTTAGGTGCAGACGCCGCCCTATTCCCTTTGCTGGCAGTCGATTTCCCTAAATTTTCCGATGGCCGCGGTTACTCCATCGCCTACAACATCCGCAGCCGTCTTGGCTACACGGGCGAAGTACGCGCCATCGGTGACGTCTTGCGCGATCAACTGTTTTACATGCAGCGCGTCGGCTTCAATGCCTTTGCCACACGTGAAGACAGAAGCATCAGCGATGCGCTCAAGGGTCTGACCGATTTCAGCGAAAAATACCAGACTTCATGGGATGAAAAAAATCCCCTGTTCCGCCGTACCGAAAGAACGGGATTATCCGCATGA
- a CDS encoding phosphoadenylyl-sulfate reductase: MSAADFETLLSATQATLARIASEFSPAVFASSLAAEDMVLTDLILRNKLAIAIFSLETGRLHAETLGMLDRIKETYGSEITLFKPETAAVENYVASHGLNAFYDSVEMRKECCRIRKIEPLNRALAGNKAWVTGQRRAQSTTRTELNAQEDDAAHDMQKFNPLADWSEQDVWHYIRSNNVPYNPLHDKGYPSIGCEPCTRAIQPGEDVRAGRWWWENPESKECGLHVVDGKLIRIKSATN, from the coding sequence ATGAGCGCCGCCGATTTCGAGACTCTGTTAAGCGCGACCCAGGCAACCCTGGCACGCATTGCCAGTGAATTTAGCCCTGCGGTATTCGCCTCCAGCCTGGCGGCGGAAGACATGGTGCTGACTGACCTGATCTTGCGCAACAAATTGGCGATAGCTATCTTCTCGCTGGAAACAGGCCGCTTGCACGCCGAAACCCTGGGCATGCTCGATCGCATCAAGGAAACTTACGGCAGCGAAATTACCCTGTTCAAACCAGAAACTGCTGCGGTAGAAAATTACGTGGCGAGCCATGGTCTCAACGCCTTTTACGACAGTGTGGAAATGCGCAAGGAATGCTGCCGTATCCGCAAGATAGAACCGCTCAATCGTGCACTGGCAGGCAATAAGGCATGGGTCACCGGCCAGCGCCGCGCCCAATCCACTACCCGTACCGAACTCAATGCGCAGGAAGATGATGCAGCGCATGATATGCAAAAATTTAACCCGCTGGCAGACTGGTCAGAACAGGATGTATGGCACTATATCCGTAGCAATAATGTGCCTTACAACCCCCTGCATGACAAAGGCTATCCGTCGATAGGCTGCGAACCCTGCACCCGCGCGATACAGCCAGGTGAAGATGTACGGGCCGGCCGCTGGTGGTGGGAAAATCCGGAATCCAAAGAATGTGGTTTGCATGTAGTCGATGGTAAACTGATACGTATTAAGTCAGCCACAAACTAG
- the cysD gene encoding sulfate adenylyltransferase subunit CysD: MDAASNRHLDWLESEAIHIMREVAAECANPALLFSGGKDSVVMLRIAEKAFRPGKFPFPLVHIDTGHNFEEVITFRDKKVAELGERLIVGSVEDSIKRGTVRLRNPATDSRNAAQAVTLLETIAEHKFDACMGGARRDEEKARAKERIFSFRDEFGQWNPKAQRPELWDLYNTRVHPGENMRVFPISNWTELDVWQYIAREKLELPPIYFAHERQVIPRNGLLVPLTDLTPAREGETVETQVVRFRTVGDISCTCPVSSDASTVEAIIAETAITQITERGATRMDDQTSESSMEKRKKEGYF; the protein is encoded by the coding sequence ATTGATGCCGCGAGCAATCGCCATCTCGATTGGCTGGAATCAGAAGCCATCCACATCATGCGCGAAGTCGCCGCTGAGTGCGCCAACCCTGCCTTGCTGTTTTCGGGCGGCAAAGACTCCGTGGTGATGCTGCGCATCGCTGAAAAAGCCTTCCGTCCGGGTAAGTTCCCTTTCCCGCTGGTGCATATCGATACCGGCCATAACTTTGAAGAAGTCATTACTTTCCGCGACAAGAAAGTGGCGGAATTGGGCGAGCGCCTGATCGTCGGCTCGGTCGAAGATTCGATCAAGCGTGGCACCGTGCGTTTGCGCAATCCGGCCACCGATTCACGCAATGCGGCGCAAGCAGTCACCTTGCTGGAAACCATCGCTGAACATAAGTTTGACGCCTGCATGGGCGGTGCCCGCCGTGATGAAGAAAAAGCCCGCGCTAAAGAGCGTATCTTTTCCTTCCGCGATGAATTCGGCCAATGGAATCCAAAAGCGCAGCGCCCTGAACTCTGGGATCTGTACAACACCCGCGTTCACCCAGGTGAAAACATGCGCGTGTTCCCTATCTCGAACTGGACTGAGCTCGACGTATGGCAATACATCGCCCGCGAAAAACTCGAACTGCCACCGATTTACTTTGCGCATGAACGTCAGGTGATCCCGCGCAATGGCTTGCTGGTGCCATTGACCGATCTGACACCGGCCCGCGAAGGCGAAACGGTAGAGACACAAGTGGTGCGCTTCCGCACGGTTGGCGACATCTCCTGCACCTGCCCGGTATCGTCCGACGCCAGCACAGTAGAGGCGATTATTGCTGAAACCGCGATTACCCAGATCACAGAACGCGGCGCCACACGCATGGATGATCAGACCTCAGAGTCCTCCATGGAAAAACGTAAAAAAGAAGGATATTTCTAA
- a CDS encoding sulfate adenylyltransferase gives MSAVTSAVNSSLASAAPIIQDATRERGLLRFITAGSVDDGKSTLIGRLLFDSKGIFADQLDAMSRAKHKRTVGDTIDLSLLTDGLEAEREQGITIDVAYRYFATPKRKFIIADTPGHEQYTRNMVTGASTADAVIILIDVSKVKLSDDGSVELLTQTKRHSTIAHLLQIEHVVVAVNKMDLVNYDQTVYDRIVAEYQKFAQQLGLKDITPIPLSALAGDNVVSASDKLAWYKGPTLIELLESLSVYDECHDEPFRFPVQLVARHNGHEANDFRGYMGRIEAGKVSKGDKLIVQPGGQSATVKDIQTLDGSLETAVVGQSVTILLDEYVDISRGDMLASSDRPATLLKTVTADLCWLSEDALDVRRRYWLKHTTRQVAAKVTAVDTLLDINTQERRPATTLALNDIARVTINVQQALAGDAYDDLRSTGAFILIDEVTHQTVAAGMIRLG, from the coding sequence ATGAGCGCAGTTACTTCCGCAGTTAATTCATCGCTGGCTTCGGCCGCACCTATCATTCAAGACGCCACCAGAGAACGCGGCCTGTTGCGCTTCATCACCGCCGGCTCGGTTGATGATGGCAAGAGCACCCTGATCGGTCGCCTGCTGTTTGACAGCAAAGGTATTTTCGCTGATCAGTTAGACGCCATGTCGCGTGCCAAACACAAGCGCACGGTCGGTGACACCATCGATCTGTCCTTGCTCACGGACGGTCTGGAAGCGGAACGCGAACAAGGCATCACGATCGACGTGGCCTATCGTTATTTCGCCACGCCTAAACGCAAATTCATCATCGCCGACACCCCGGGCCATGAGCAATACACACGCAACATGGTGACTGGTGCATCGACCGCTGATGCCGTCATCATCCTGATCGATGTTTCCAAGGTCAAACTCAGTGACGACGGTAGCGTAGAGTTACTGACGCAAACCAAACGCCACTCGACCATTGCGCATCTGCTGCAGATCGAACACGTGGTCGTTGCCGTCAACAAGATGGATCTGGTCAACTATGACCAGACCGTATACGACCGCATCGTCGCCGAATACCAGAAATTCGCGCAGCAACTGGGCCTCAAAGACATCACCCCAATTCCGCTGTCCGCATTGGCAGGCGATAACGTGGTTAGCGCAAGTGACAAGCTGGCATGGTACAAGGGCCCGACCCTAATCGAGTTACTTGAGTCACTGAGCGTCTACGATGAATGCCACGACGAGCCTTTCCGTTTCCCGGTACAACTGGTAGCCCGTCACAACGGCCATGAAGCCAATGACTTCCGTGGCTACATGGGGCGCATCGAAGCAGGAAAAGTCAGCAAGGGCGACAAATTAATCGTGCAACCCGGCGGCCAGAGCGCTACCGTCAAGGATATCCAGACTCTTGATGGATCGCTGGAAACCGCCGTGGTAGGCCAATCCGTCACCATCTTGCTCGACGAATACGTCGACATTTCTCGTGGCGATATGCTGGCCTCAAGTGATCGCCCGGCTACCTTGCTCAAAACCGTCACTGCTGACCTGTGCTGGTTGTCGGAAGATGCCCTGGATGTGCGCCGCCGTTACTGGCTCAAGCACACCACGCGTCAGGTTGCGGCCAAAGTGACTGCTGTTGATACCCTGTTAGACATCAACACCCAGGAGCGTCGCCCTGCGACTACACTGGCGCTGAACGACATCGCCCGCGTCACCATCAATGTGCAACAGGCTTTGGCGGGCGATGCCTACGATGATTTGCGCTCTACCGGCGCCTTCATCCTGATCGATGAAGTCACGCATCAAACCGTGGCTGCCGGGATGATACGTCTTGGCTAA
- the cobA gene encoding uroporphyrinogen-III C-methyltransferase translates to MPGTVYLIGAGPGAADLITVRGARLLAMADVVLHDALVTPEMLELCPQAIKIPVGKRSGLRSAAQSFINQQIIESALRYSLVVRLKGGDPMLFGRADEEMSAMEEAGIYFEIVPGITTAVAAAASVRQPLTKRGVARSVAFFTSSTAPGEEADTRLPDCDTLVQYMGGKEASLTAQRMLAAGHPASLPLIAIENCSRPNERWQHLTLADLSLGLPACEGPVLVMMGEAMRQRKQTKKTISICVRYAV, encoded by the coding sequence TTGCCCGGCACGGTCTATCTGATCGGTGCCGGGCCAGGTGCGGCGGACCTGATCACGGTACGCGGCGCGCGTCTGCTGGCAATGGCAGACGTGGTCTTGCATGACGCACTGGTAACTCCGGAAATGCTGGAGCTTTGTCCGCAGGCCATCAAGATACCGGTGGGAAAACGCAGCGGACTACGCTCGGCTGCGCAATCGTTCATCAATCAGCAAATCATAGAATCGGCGCTACGCTATTCATTGGTAGTGCGGCTCAAAGGTGGCGACCCCATGCTGTTTGGTCGTGCCGATGAAGAGATGAGTGCCATGGAAGAAGCCGGCATTTATTTTGAAATCGTCCCTGGCATCACTACCGCCGTAGCGGCAGCGGCCAGCGTGCGTCAGCCACTGACCAAACGCGGCGTAGCCCGTAGCGTGGCATTTTTCACCTCCAGCACCGCGCCTGGCGAAGAAGCCGACACTCGTCTACCCGATTGCGATACGCTAGTGCAGTACATGGGTGGCAAAGAGGCTAGCCTCACCGCACAACGCATGTTGGCGGCCGGACATCCGGCTAGCTTACCTTTGATCGCGATAGAAAACTGCAGCCGCCCTAACGAACGCTGGCAACACCTGACACTGGCAGATTTATCGCTAGGCTTACCTGCCTGCGAAGGCCCGGTATTGGTCATGATGGGCGAAGCGATGCGCCAGCGCAAACAGACAAAAAAAACAATCTCAATTTGTGTGCGCTATGCCGTATGA